In the Corythoichthys intestinalis isolate RoL2023-P3 chromosome 12, ASM3026506v1, whole genome shotgun sequence genome, one interval contains:
- the LOC130927301 gene encoding transmembrane protein 223-like: protein MSLLRICGALCQLRPIATQRRNALLWSRFPVSGLSIRLAHMSFAGPGRRIFAHRFCTSTQPSRDVTLFHHDRTSFFRLLSVFCGGQCVFWTYLAHFAYTGLRDTGTTAQEEKRKAPTSPALAGMWSFEMNLGSSTWRYGFTLGCATIGAGILGLGILFCRRSVCQVVLHQGGRMVSVTTQSPLGMGRGWRITAPLSQVACHAHRHESPSFIPLKIKGQKFYFLLDKEGTINNTELFDVTVGAYRPL from the coding sequence ATGAGTTTACTTCGAATTTGCGGCGCATTATGTCAACTCCGGCCGATTGCTACCCAGCGAAGGAACGCGCTGCTGTGGTCAAGGTTTCCCGTGAGCGGCCTGTCAATTCGTCTTGCCCATATGAGTTTTGCCGGACCGGGGCGACGTATTTTCGCACACCGCTTCTGCACTTCCACTCAGCCGTCCAGAGACGTCACGCTGTTCCACCACGACAGGACAAGCTTCTTCCGCCTTCTGTCGGTCTTCTGCGGGGGCCAGTGTGTTTTCTGGACTTACCTAGCGCACTTTGCCTACACCGGGCTCAGAGACACGGGGACCACTGCCCAGGAGGAGAAACGAAAAGCTCCCACCAGCCCCGCCTTGGCTGGTATGTGGAGTTTTGAAATGAACCTGGGCTCCAGCACCTGGAGGTACGGCTTCACGCTGGGATGCGCGACAATAGGAGCTGGCATACTGGGACTGGGAATCCTGTTTTGTCGGCGTTCTGTCTGTCAGGTGGTTTTACACCAAGGTGGAAGGATGGTATCTGTTACCACGCAGTCACCGCTAGGAATGGGCCGAGGCTGGAGAATAACAGCCCCGTTGTCCCAGGTCGCCTGTCACGCCCACAGACACGAGTCCCCCTCATTCATTCCCCTCAAAATCAAGGGACAAAAGTTCTACTTTCTACTGGATAAAGAAGGCACTATTAACAATACTGAACTTTTTGATGTAACTGTGGGGGCATACCGTcctctataa